One segment of Syngnathus typhle isolate RoL2023-S1 ecotype Sweden linkage group LG9, RoL_Styp_1.0, whole genome shotgun sequence DNA contains the following:
- the arhgap20 gene encoding rho GTPase-activating protein 20 isoform X1, with product MESMSPQQQQQQQQQQQGTATGRSDSDSVAGKKAPLPDNKKKMKTLAQRRQSAPSLVISKALTRSRSTSRESCLTPVSPESCGLVQSFLSESPGQAFLGHVQVQMKAGLQTQDRHLFLFTDTLVVTKTKSPSHFKVKARVRSCEMWTAGCVDEVCEGSTSPERSFVLGWPTCNSVATFSSEEQKEKWLALIKSRITEGKEKDDPKTVPLKIFAKDMGNCAYAKTLAVNNTDNTNEVISMALAQFGIAGHMKDHRLWVSSSKDEPPYPLIGHEFPFSIKMSHVRDGGSASGDVSGPCDCPEVQLLDRCLPPETQCHFILRPSKVTPGTDAFADAAPPKSFKRKRSLINWPFWRGSSNQLDAAPPHSPTSPGPVPGHLFGRPLASVCSADSGLPKPVMDMLVFLYVEGPYTRGVFRRSAAAKACRELREQLDAGTDNGEITGQSVFVVAGVLKDFLRSIPGSLLCCDLYDQWTAAMESEGSDDVTDKVYRLLRLLPAENFLLLRHVVGVLHRIQGLAHDNQMNAFNLSVCIAPSMLWASMPGTPEMEGEGAKRVCELVRFLIENCAAMLGDDVTSLFSAFSPKGGGSEHSSDASSFQMNDSSYDSLENELNDEPESPCQDQLPLRDKPDSRSRDSVLTLSDCEPDAEAPSADLLLQLPPLARPRRFSPATRQPRARHANGASSQSAGRRLRRSSEPALAVLAGGRQPLRKASYDAAMEGEEEEEEFLEKELNGLHLNSERDQNGGRRKNKHVPPPPLRLDASCSSLSSPATSPTGSSLSSLDSAFSQYSTDYGIVPTGDGPLRSPRCSPPQKDARPGHGAHPNMWLKKDRRLSLKQPLNGHASEESLPTGTQTGTPNRRPSSPPSYQQALFQLQCTSPFFKGADKPLTVRELRLLHNTGSDAGQPPMGVFYGQSATTLILKRQKSHSLTPPAQSRTLPRRRSEPSCHPSKTATLDRPRARLRVSDIEPLSPSADRTVQDYFSASGDAAGTARRSQEVALAIAQAKKEWRSRQCSEPRLDDFDQLFFAEESYV from the exons AAGATGAAGACTTTGGCTCAGAGAAGACAATCTGCTCCCTCATTGGTCATCAGCAAAGCCCTGACCAGGTCCAGAAGCACATCAAG GGAGAGCTGCCTGACTCCGGTGAGTCCAGAGTCCTGCGGTCTGGTCCAGAGCTTCCTGAGCGAGAGTCCGGGCCAAGCCTTCCTGGGCCACGTTCAAGTCCAGATGAAGGCGGGCCTGCAGACCCAAGACAGACATCTCTTCCTTTTCACTGACACGCTCGTCGTCACCAAGACCAA GTCTCCGTCTCACTTCAAGGTGAAGGCGAGAGTGCGCTCGTGCGAGATGTGGACGGCGGGCTGCGTGGACGAGGTGTGCGAGGGCAGCACCAGCCCGGAGAGAAGCTTTGTTCTGGGATGGCCCACCTGCAACAGCGTGGCCACCTTCAG CTCCGAGGAGCAGAAGGAGAAATGGCTGGCGCTCATCAAAAG TCGTATCACCGAGGGAAAAGAGAAGGACGACCCCAAGACGGTCCCCCTCAAGATATTTGCCAAGGATATGGGAAACTGCGCTTAT GCCAAGACGCTGGCGGTCAACAACACGGACAACACCAACGAGGTCATCAGCATGGCACTCGCGCAGTTCGGGATAGCT ggTCACATGAAGGATCACCGCTTGTGGGTGAGCTCCAGTAAGGACGAGCCTCCGTACCCGCTGATAG GCCACGAGTTCCCATTCAGCATCAAGATGAGTCACGTTCGAGACGGCGGGAGCGCTAGCGGAGATGTGAGCGGTCCCTGCGATTGTCCCGAGGTTCAGCTCCTGGACCGATGTCTGCCTCCGGAAACCCAGTGTCACTTTATACTCAGACCCAGCAAAGTCACGCCCGGCACGGACGCCTTCGCAG ACGCTGCCCCGCCAAAGTCGTTCAAGCGTAAACGCTCTCTGATCAACTGGCCCTTCTGGAGGGGCTCCAGCAACCAGCTGGACGCCGCGCCCCCTCACAGTCCTACCTCGCCCGGACCCGTCCCGGGTCACCTCTTCGGGCGGCCGCTTGCCTCCGTCTGCTCGGCGGACAGTGGCCTGCCCAAACCAGTAATG GACATGCTGGTGTTCCTGTACGTAGAGGGTCCATATACCCGTGGCGTGTTTCGGCGTTCGGCGGCAGCCAAGGCGTGCCGGGAGCTGCGTGAACAACTGGACGCCGGGACGGACAATGGCGAGATTACAGGCCAGTCCGTGTTTGTCGTGGCCGGCGTCCTCAAG GACTTCCTTCGCAGCATCCCCGGCAGCCTGCTTTGTTGTGACCTTTACGACCAGTGGACGGCGGCTATGGAGAGCGAGGGAAGCGACGACGTGACCGACAAAGTCTACAG ATTACTGCGCCTGCTGCCCGCTGAGAATTTTCTGCTGCTGCGCCACGTGGTTGGCGTGCTGCACCGCATCCAAGGCTTGGCTCACGACAACCAGATGAATGCTTTCAACTTATCCGTCTGCATTGCTCCCAGTATGCTTTGGGCCTCCATGCCTGGAACCCCCGAGATGGAGGGGGAAGGCGCCAAGAGG GTGTGCGAACTGGTGCGCTTCCTCATCGAGAATTGCGCCGCCATGCTGGGCGATGATGTCACTTCCCTGTTTTCCGCATTCAGCCCAAAGGGCGGCGGCAGCGAGCACAGCTCCG ATGCGTCGTCGTTCCAAATGAACGACTCGTCCTACGACAGCCTGGAGAACGAGCTGAACGACGAACCCGAGTCTCCGTGCCAGGACCAACTGCCTCTGCGCGACAAACCGGACAGCCGCAGCCGTGATTCGGTCCTCACGCTCAGCGACTGCGAACCGGACGCCGAGGCCCCCTCCGCCGACCTCCTCCTGCAGCTGCCTCCCCTGGCCAGGCCCCGCCGCTTCAGCCCCGCCACGCGCCAGCCTCGCGCCCGCCACGCCAACGGAGCATCCTCGCAGAGCGCCGGCCGGAGGCTGAGACGTAGCTCGGAGCCCGCCTTAGCCGTCCTCGCCGGGGGGCGCCAGCCGCTACGCAAGGCTAGCTATGATGCCGCCATggagggagaggaggaagaggaggagttcCTGGAGAAGGAGCTAAACGGGCTCCACCTGAACTCGGAGCGCGACCAGAACGGCGGGCGGCGGAAGAACAAGCACGTGCCCCCGCCTCCGCTGCGTCTAGACGCCAGCTGCTCGAGCCTCTCCTCGCCGGCCACGTCCCCTACCGGTTCCTCGCTCAGCTCCTTAGACTCTGCTTTCTCACAGTACTCCACCGATTATGGCATCGTCCCGACAGGAGACGGCCCCCTCCGGTCTCCACGCTGCTCCCCGCCGCAGAAGGATGCCCGCCCCGGCCACGGCGCCCACCCCAATATGTGGCTGAAGAAGGACCGTCGCCTCTCTTTGAAGCAGCCTCTCAACGGACATGCCAGTGAGGAATCGCTGCCCACTGGGACCCAAACCGGGACACCCAACCGGCGGCCCAGCAGTCCTCCATCCTACCAGCAGGCGCTCTTTCAACTACAGTGCACCTCGCCCTTCTTCAAGGGGGCGGACAAGCCTCTAACGGTGCGGGAGCTCCGCCTCCTCCACAATACAGGAAGTGACGCCGGCCAGCCCCCGATGGGCGTTTTCTACGGACAAAGTGCCACCACTCTCATACTAAAACGCCAGAAGTCTCACTCTCTGACGCCGCCTGCCCAGAGCCGGACTCTGCCCCGCCGCCGGTCTGAGCCCTCTTGCCACCCCTCCAAAACCGCAACCCTGGACAGACCCCGGGCCCGCCTGAGGGTGTCGGACATTGAGCCCCTGTCGCCCTCCGCCGACCGTACCGTGCAGGACTACTTTTCGGCAAGCGGGGACGCGGCGGGCACTGCGCGGAGGAGCCAGGAGGTGGCGCTAGCCATCGCCCAGGCCAAGAAGGAGTGGCGGAGTCGGCAGTGTAGCGAGCCGAGATTGGACGATTTTGACCAACTCTTCTTTGCCGAAGAGTCGTACGTGTAA
- the LOC133159781 gene encoding radixin isoform X1, with the protein MKMPKPTNVRVTTMDAELEFAIQPNTTGKQLFDQVVKTVGLREVWFFGLQYIDSKGYVTWLKLNKKVTQQDVKKENPLQFKFRAKFFPEDVSEELIQEITQRLFFLQVKEAVLNDENYCPPETAVLLASYAVQAKYGDHNKDVHKSGYLAADRLLPQRVLEQHKLTKEQWEDRIQTWHEEHRSMLREDAMMEYLKIAQDLEMYGVNYFEIKNKKGTELWLGVDALGLNIYEHEDKLSPKIGFPWSEIRNISFNDKKFVIKPIDKKAPDFVFYAPRLRINKRILALCMGNHELYMRRRKPDTIEVQQMKAQAREEKHHKQMERAQLENEKKKREHAEKEKQRMEREKDELMERLRNIEEQTQRAQKELEEQTRKALELEQERKRAKEEAQRLDQERRAAEEAKAALAQQAADQMTTQEQLAAELAEFTAKISLLEEAKRKKEEDATEWQHKAMAAQDDLEKTREELRMAMTSPTTAPPEHDEHDESNEEASAELLSYGISSQRSEEDRVTEAHKNQRVKNQLQALSSELAEARDDTKNTANDVLHAENVRAGRDKYKTLRQIRQGNTKQRVDEFESM; encoded by the exons ATGAAGATGCCCAAGCCG ACGAACGTCCGCGTTACCACCATGGATGCTGAGTTGGAGTTTGCCATCCAGCCCAATACAACAGGCAAGCAGCTCTTTGACCAG GTGGTGAAGACTGTTGGCCTGAGGGAGGTTTGGTTCTTCGGCCTTCAGTACATCGACAGCAAAGGCTACGTCACATGGCTGAAGCTCAACAAAAAG GTTACGCAGCAGGACGTGAAAAAGGAGAACCCTCTGCAATTCAAGTTTAGGGCAAAGTTCTTTCCAGAGGACGTCTCGGAAGAGCTCATCCAAGAGATCACGCAGAGGCTCTTCTTCCTTCAG GTGAAGGAAGCCGTCTTAAACGACGAGAACTACTGCCCCCCCGAGACCGCCGTGCTCTTGGCCTCCTACGCCGTCCAGGCCAAGTACGGCGACCACAACAAGGACGTGCACAAGTCTGGCTACCTGGCGGCCGACCGCCTGCTGCCACAAAG AGTTCTGGAGCAACACAAGCTGACAAAGGAGCAGTGGGAGGACAGAATACAGACCTGGCACGAGGAACACCGAAGCATGCTCAG GGAGGACGCCATGATGGAGTACCTGAAGATCGCTCAGGACCTGGAGATGTACGGCGTCAACTACTTTGAGATCAAGAACAAGAAGGGCACTGAGCTGTGGCTTGGCGTCGACGCCCTCGGGCTCAACATCTACGAGCACGAAGACAA GTTGTCGCCCAAGATCGGCTTCCCGTGGAGCGAGATCCGAAACATCTCCTTCAATGACAAGAAGTTTGTCATCAAGCCCATTGACAAGAAAGCGCCG GACTTTGTGTTCTACGCGCCTCGCCTGCGCATCAACAAGCGCATCCTGGCGCTGTGCATGGGCAACCACGAGCTCTACATGCGGCGCAGGAAGCCCGACACCATTGAGGTGCAGCAGATGAAGGCTCAGGCCCGGGAGGAAAAACATCACAAGCAGATGGAGAG AGCGCAGCTGGAGAatgagaagaagaagcgcgAGCACGCCGAGAAGGAGAAGCAGCGCATGGAGCGCGAGAAGGACGAGCTGATGGAGCGCCTGCGCAACATCGAGGAGCAGACGCAGCGTGCGCAGAAAGAACTGGAGGAGCAGACCCGCAAAGCCCTGGAGCTGGAACAGGAGAGGAAGCGGGCCAAGGAAGAAGCCCAGCGTCTGGACCAGGAGCGGAGGGCCGCCGAGGAAGCCAAAGCCGCCCTCGCGCAGCAGGCGGCCGACCAGATGACGACCCAGGAACAACTG GCTGCCGAATTAGCCGAGTTCACCGCCAAAATCTCGCTCTTGGAAGAAGCCAAGAGGAAAAAGGAGGAAGACGCCACTGAATGGCAGCACAAA GCCATGGCGGCGCAGGATGATTTGGAGAAGACGCGAGAGGAGCTGCGAATGGCCATGACGTCGCCCACTACGGCGCCGCCCGAGCACGACGAGCACGACGAGAGCAACGAAGAGGCCAGCGCCGAGCTCTTGAGCTACGGAATCAGCAGCCAGCGCAGCGAAGAGGACAGAGTTACCGAGGCGCACAAGAACCAGCGTGTCAAGAACCAGCTGCAG GCGCTGAGCTCTGAGCTAGCGGAGGCTCGTGACGACACCAAGAACACGGCCAACGACGTCCTTCATGCCGAGAATGTGCGAGCAGGCCGCGACAAGTACAAGACGCTGCGGCAGATCCGACAGGGCAACACCAAGCAGCGTGTCGACGAGTTCGAGTCCATGTGA
- the arhgap20 gene encoding rho GTPase-activating protein 20 isoform X2, with protein sequence MFQENFPDMDKQEEMARGRAGSCVEFHSVRKMKTLAQRRQSAPSLVISKALTRSRSTSRESCLTPVSPESCGLVQSFLSESPGQAFLGHVQVQMKAGLQTQDRHLFLFTDTLVVTKTKSPSHFKVKARVRSCEMWTAGCVDEVCEGSTSPERSFVLGWPTCNSVATFSSEEQKEKWLALIKSRITEGKEKDDPKTVPLKIFAKDMGNCAYAKTLAVNNTDNTNEVISMALAQFGIAGHMKDHRLWVSSSKDEPPYPLIGHEFPFSIKMSHVRDGGSASGDVSGPCDCPEVQLLDRCLPPETQCHFILRPSKVTPGTDAFADAAPPKSFKRKRSLINWPFWRGSSNQLDAAPPHSPTSPGPVPGHLFGRPLASVCSADSGLPKPVMDMLVFLYVEGPYTRGVFRRSAAAKACRELREQLDAGTDNGEITGQSVFVVAGVLKDFLRSIPGSLLCCDLYDQWTAAMESEGSDDVTDKVYRLLRLLPAENFLLLRHVVGVLHRIQGLAHDNQMNAFNLSVCIAPSMLWASMPGTPEMEGEGAKRVCELVRFLIENCAAMLGDDVTSLFSAFSPKGGGSEHSSDASSFQMNDSSYDSLENELNDEPESPCQDQLPLRDKPDSRSRDSVLTLSDCEPDAEAPSADLLLQLPPLARPRRFSPATRQPRARHANGASSQSAGRRLRRSSEPALAVLAGGRQPLRKASYDAAMEGEEEEEEFLEKELNGLHLNSERDQNGGRRKNKHVPPPPLRLDASCSSLSSPATSPTGSSLSSLDSAFSQYSTDYGIVPTGDGPLRSPRCSPPQKDARPGHGAHPNMWLKKDRRLSLKQPLNGHASEESLPTGTQTGTPNRRPSSPPSYQQALFQLQCTSPFFKGADKPLTVRELRLLHNTGSDAGQPPMGVFYGQSATTLILKRQKSHSLTPPAQSRTLPRRRSEPSCHPSKTATLDRPRARLRVSDIEPLSPSADRTVQDYFSASGDAAGTARRSQEVALAIAQAKKEWRSRQCSEPRLDDFDQLFFAEESYV encoded by the exons AAGATGAAGACTTTGGCTCAGAGAAGACAATCTGCTCCCTCATTGGTCATCAGCAAAGCCCTGACCAGGTCCAGAAGCACATCAAG GGAGAGCTGCCTGACTCCGGTGAGTCCAGAGTCCTGCGGTCTGGTCCAGAGCTTCCTGAGCGAGAGTCCGGGCCAAGCCTTCCTGGGCCACGTTCAAGTCCAGATGAAGGCGGGCCTGCAGACCCAAGACAGACATCTCTTCCTTTTCACTGACACGCTCGTCGTCACCAAGACCAA GTCTCCGTCTCACTTCAAGGTGAAGGCGAGAGTGCGCTCGTGCGAGATGTGGACGGCGGGCTGCGTGGACGAGGTGTGCGAGGGCAGCACCAGCCCGGAGAGAAGCTTTGTTCTGGGATGGCCCACCTGCAACAGCGTGGCCACCTTCAG CTCCGAGGAGCAGAAGGAGAAATGGCTGGCGCTCATCAAAAG TCGTATCACCGAGGGAAAAGAGAAGGACGACCCCAAGACGGTCCCCCTCAAGATATTTGCCAAGGATATGGGAAACTGCGCTTAT GCCAAGACGCTGGCGGTCAACAACACGGACAACACCAACGAGGTCATCAGCATGGCACTCGCGCAGTTCGGGATAGCT ggTCACATGAAGGATCACCGCTTGTGGGTGAGCTCCAGTAAGGACGAGCCTCCGTACCCGCTGATAG GCCACGAGTTCCCATTCAGCATCAAGATGAGTCACGTTCGAGACGGCGGGAGCGCTAGCGGAGATGTGAGCGGTCCCTGCGATTGTCCCGAGGTTCAGCTCCTGGACCGATGTCTGCCTCCGGAAACCCAGTGTCACTTTATACTCAGACCCAGCAAAGTCACGCCCGGCACGGACGCCTTCGCAG ACGCTGCCCCGCCAAAGTCGTTCAAGCGTAAACGCTCTCTGATCAACTGGCCCTTCTGGAGGGGCTCCAGCAACCAGCTGGACGCCGCGCCCCCTCACAGTCCTACCTCGCCCGGACCCGTCCCGGGTCACCTCTTCGGGCGGCCGCTTGCCTCCGTCTGCTCGGCGGACAGTGGCCTGCCCAAACCAGTAATG GACATGCTGGTGTTCCTGTACGTAGAGGGTCCATATACCCGTGGCGTGTTTCGGCGTTCGGCGGCAGCCAAGGCGTGCCGGGAGCTGCGTGAACAACTGGACGCCGGGACGGACAATGGCGAGATTACAGGCCAGTCCGTGTTTGTCGTGGCCGGCGTCCTCAAG GACTTCCTTCGCAGCATCCCCGGCAGCCTGCTTTGTTGTGACCTTTACGACCAGTGGACGGCGGCTATGGAGAGCGAGGGAAGCGACGACGTGACCGACAAAGTCTACAG ATTACTGCGCCTGCTGCCCGCTGAGAATTTTCTGCTGCTGCGCCACGTGGTTGGCGTGCTGCACCGCATCCAAGGCTTGGCTCACGACAACCAGATGAATGCTTTCAACTTATCCGTCTGCATTGCTCCCAGTATGCTTTGGGCCTCCATGCCTGGAACCCCCGAGATGGAGGGGGAAGGCGCCAAGAGG GTGTGCGAACTGGTGCGCTTCCTCATCGAGAATTGCGCCGCCATGCTGGGCGATGATGTCACTTCCCTGTTTTCCGCATTCAGCCCAAAGGGCGGCGGCAGCGAGCACAGCTCCG ATGCGTCGTCGTTCCAAATGAACGACTCGTCCTACGACAGCCTGGAGAACGAGCTGAACGACGAACCCGAGTCTCCGTGCCAGGACCAACTGCCTCTGCGCGACAAACCGGACAGCCGCAGCCGTGATTCGGTCCTCACGCTCAGCGACTGCGAACCGGACGCCGAGGCCCCCTCCGCCGACCTCCTCCTGCAGCTGCCTCCCCTGGCCAGGCCCCGCCGCTTCAGCCCCGCCACGCGCCAGCCTCGCGCCCGCCACGCCAACGGAGCATCCTCGCAGAGCGCCGGCCGGAGGCTGAGACGTAGCTCGGAGCCCGCCTTAGCCGTCCTCGCCGGGGGGCGCCAGCCGCTACGCAAGGCTAGCTATGATGCCGCCATggagggagaggaggaagaggaggagttcCTGGAGAAGGAGCTAAACGGGCTCCACCTGAACTCGGAGCGCGACCAGAACGGCGGGCGGCGGAAGAACAAGCACGTGCCCCCGCCTCCGCTGCGTCTAGACGCCAGCTGCTCGAGCCTCTCCTCGCCGGCCACGTCCCCTACCGGTTCCTCGCTCAGCTCCTTAGACTCTGCTTTCTCACAGTACTCCACCGATTATGGCATCGTCCCGACAGGAGACGGCCCCCTCCGGTCTCCACGCTGCTCCCCGCCGCAGAAGGATGCCCGCCCCGGCCACGGCGCCCACCCCAATATGTGGCTGAAGAAGGACCGTCGCCTCTCTTTGAAGCAGCCTCTCAACGGACATGCCAGTGAGGAATCGCTGCCCACTGGGACCCAAACCGGGACACCCAACCGGCGGCCCAGCAGTCCTCCATCCTACCAGCAGGCGCTCTTTCAACTACAGTGCACCTCGCCCTTCTTCAAGGGGGCGGACAAGCCTCTAACGGTGCGGGAGCTCCGCCTCCTCCACAATACAGGAAGTGACGCCGGCCAGCCCCCGATGGGCGTTTTCTACGGACAAAGTGCCACCACTCTCATACTAAAACGCCAGAAGTCTCACTCTCTGACGCCGCCTGCCCAGAGCCGGACTCTGCCCCGCCGCCGGTCTGAGCCCTCTTGCCACCCCTCCAAAACCGCAACCCTGGACAGACCCCGGGCCCGCCTGAGGGTGTCGGACATTGAGCCCCTGTCGCCCTCCGCCGACCGTACCGTGCAGGACTACTTTTCGGCAAGCGGGGACGCGGCGGGCACTGCGCGGAGGAGCCAGGAGGTGGCGCTAGCCATCGCCCAGGCCAAGAAGGAGTGGCGGAGTCGGCAGTGTAGCGAGCCGAGATTGGACGATTTTGACCAACTCTTCTTTGCCGAAGAGTCGTACGTGTAA
- the LOC133159781 gene encoding radixin isoform X2: MLSWSLPSSPIQQASSSLTRVLEQHKLTKEQWEDRIQTWHEEHRSMLREDAMMEYLKIAQDLEMYGVNYFEIKNKKGTELWLGVDALGLNIYEHEDKLSPKIGFPWSEIRNISFNDKKFVIKPIDKKAPDFVFYAPRLRINKRILALCMGNHELYMRRRKPDTIEVQQMKAQAREEKHHKQMERAQLENEKKKREHAEKEKQRMEREKDELMERLRNIEEQTQRAQKELEEQTRKALELEQERKRAKEEAQRLDQERRAAEEAKAALAQQAADQMTTQEQLAAELAEFTAKISLLEEAKRKKEEDATEWQHKAMAAQDDLEKTREELRMAMTSPTTAPPEHDEHDESNEEASAELLSYGISSQRSEEDRVTEAHKNQRVKNQLQALSSELAEARDDTKNTANDVLHAENVRAGRDKYKTLRQIRQGNTKQRVDEFESM, translated from the exons ATGCTGAGTTGGAGTTTGCCATCCAGCCCAATACAACAGGCAAGCAGCTCTTTGACCAG AGTTCTGGAGCAACACAAGCTGACAAAGGAGCAGTGGGAGGACAGAATACAGACCTGGCACGAGGAACACCGAAGCATGCTCAG GGAGGACGCCATGATGGAGTACCTGAAGATCGCTCAGGACCTGGAGATGTACGGCGTCAACTACTTTGAGATCAAGAACAAGAAGGGCACTGAGCTGTGGCTTGGCGTCGACGCCCTCGGGCTCAACATCTACGAGCACGAAGACAA GTTGTCGCCCAAGATCGGCTTCCCGTGGAGCGAGATCCGAAACATCTCCTTCAATGACAAGAAGTTTGTCATCAAGCCCATTGACAAGAAAGCGCCG GACTTTGTGTTCTACGCGCCTCGCCTGCGCATCAACAAGCGCATCCTGGCGCTGTGCATGGGCAACCACGAGCTCTACATGCGGCGCAGGAAGCCCGACACCATTGAGGTGCAGCAGATGAAGGCTCAGGCCCGGGAGGAAAAACATCACAAGCAGATGGAGAG AGCGCAGCTGGAGAatgagaagaagaagcgcgAGCACGCCGAGAAGGAGAAGCAGCGCATGGAGCGCGAGAAGGACGAGCTGATGGAGCGCCTGCGCAACATCGAGGAGCAGACGCAGCGTGCGCAGAAAGAACTGGAGGAGCAGACCCGCAAAGCCCTGGAGCTGGAACAGGAGAGGAAGCGGGCCAAGGAAGAAGCCCAGCGTCTGGACCAGGAGCGGAGGGCCGCCGAGGAAGCCAAAGCCGCCCTCGCGCAGCAGGCGGCCGACCAGATGACGACCCAGGAACAACTG GCTGCCGAATTAGCCGAGTTCACCGCCAAAATCTCGCTCTTGGAAGAAGCCAAGAGGAAAAAGGAGGAAGACGCCACTGAATGGCAGCACAAA GCCATGGCGGCGCAGGATGATTTGGAGAAGACGCGAGAGGAGCTGCGAATGGCCATGACGTCGCCCACTACGGCGCCGCCCGAGCACGACGAGCACGACGAGAGCAACGAAGAGGCCAGCGCCGAGCTCTTGAGCTACGGAATCAGCAGCCAGCGCAGCGAAGAGGACAGAGTTACCGAGGCGCACAAGAACCAGCGTGTCAAGAACCAGCTGCAG GCGCTGAGCTCTGAGCTAGCGGAGGCTCGTGACGACACCAAGAACACGGCCAACGACGTCCTTCATGCCGAGAATGTGCGAGCAGGCCGCGACAAGTACAAGACGCTGCGGCAGATCCGACAGGGCAACACCAAGCAGCGTGTCGACGAGTTCGAGTCCATGTGA